The nucleotide window CTCAAGCCAAACGCGTGATTATTCGGAAATTGTTCAACTAAAATCTCAGTATAAAAGGTATAAATTTCTCCTACAGCAACAGCTTCGGGTAATTGAGTAAAGCTCAGAGCTTTACGATTACCTACAACACCATCCTTTGCTGGCTTTTTGATTAGATATTGATTGTGATCATCACTGATGATTTTAGTGATTTGTGGGTTGGCAACAAAAGGGGCCGTGTCATTTTGAGTGTCTAAGTTGGTCCAATTTTCTAATGTTGTTTGTTCGAAGTTATCGACTAATAGCCAAGGATTTTTAGGACTGGAAGAAACTGGAATAGATGATGGAGAACAAGCAGATAAACTAATACTAAGCAATAAGGCTATGAATGGTTTCATTTTAGTTGTTATTCCATCTTATCTTTAAACTCACACAAGTTCCAATAATACACATACCACGCTTAGGTTTACAAGCAGTGGACAGGTATCACCCGTGAACAATAAACCAGTGGTGTAAACTATTTAAAAGGTAGTTCACTTTATTTGCGCGCAGTACATACATAACGACCGTGTAGAATTAACCAGTGGTGTACGTCGACTTTTAATTCTTTAGGTACAACTTTTAAAAGTTTTTGTTCAACCTCTACTACGTTTTTACCCATAGCAAACTTAGTACGGTTTGATACGCGGTCTATATGGGTGTCTTCGGCTATTGTCGGCCAGCCTAAAGATAAGGAAAGTAGATATGGCTAACTATTTTGTGTAGTCAAATATTGAAGAAAATATTTTAAGTTGTTGATAACTATGTATAGTTGAAAAGATATATTTAACTGAGCGTAAGTCGATTACTAATATTAAGGAGCTATTAATGAATCGAAACTCAATTTTGCTATTACTTTCTTTAGTTTCTCCATTCTCTTATTCTAAACAAATTGCTTTAACTTTTGATGATGCCCCTTTAGCAGGGAGTCACATAATGAGTGGAGAAGAAAAAACAAAGAAAATAATAAAACATTTACAGGAAAATAATGTACCTGACGCACTATTTTTCGTAACAACGGCTAACATTACTTCGGAATTTGATAAACAGAGGTTGAATGATTATTCAGATGCCGGTTTCCACTTGGCTCATCATAGCCACACCCACGTTTCAGCCAATAAAGTTGAAGTTAACTCTTACATAAATGATTTTGATATTGCACATAAAGCGCTAATTAATTTTGATAATGTTTTGAAGCTTCATCGACATCCATATTTACACTATGGTGAGACGGTAAACAAAAGACAATCAATTCAGGCCCATTTAATAAGCAAAGGTTACGATTTTGGCTATGTAACCGTTGACAACTTTGACTGGTATATGAACTCAAAACTTTTAAAAGCAAAAGAACAAGGTCTTGAGGTCAATCATGACAAGTTAGGCCAGCTATATGTAGATACTCTATGGGAAGGTATTGAGTTCTACGACGCACTTGCACAAAAGCATTTAGACAGGCCAGTAAAACACGTTTTACTGCTGCACGAAAATGAAATTGCTGCACTTTTTTTAGGTAAGTTGATCAAGCATATACGGGCAAATGGTTGGGAAGTCATAGCTCCACAAGATGCATATAAAGATCCTATTTCAGATACTTATAATGCGGAGTTATTCCAATTTAATAAACAAGGTAGAATTGCAGGCTTGCTAGAGTCGAAAGGGCTAGAGAAAAGTATGCTTCGCCACAAGAGTGAAAATATCGAATTCTTAGATAAACGTTTCGAAGAGTATCAGGTCTTTATTAAACAATAATTGATGTGAGTGAAATAGAGCCAATATTCAATTGGCTTTTTTTAAAATAAAATCGTTTTACTCAGTCTTATCTTTAAACTCACACAAATCTTCAATAATACAAGCACCACACTTTGGTTTGCGCGCAGTACATACATAACGACCGTGTAGAATGAGCCAGTGGTGTACGTCGACTTTAAATTCTTTTGGTACAACCTTTAAAAGTTTTTGTTCTACTTCAACCACGTTTTTACCCATGGCGAATTTAGTGCGGTTTGATACGCGGTCAATGTGGGTGTCTACAGCGATAGTAGGCCAGCCAAAAGATAATTAAGATAGATAATGGGGTGGTTGATGGATTTGATATCCCCATAATAATCATTATTGATAGTAGCGCTATTAAAATTTGTTGATACACCTCATCTTCTCCTCATGTTAACTTGTATACCTTTGAAGGTGTGTTGGGAAATTTCACAGTTAATTGCTAGTTAAAAACTTGTTCACCACTAAACCGTTTATTGTAGAAGAGCTGTAAGATGAAATTATTATTGGTTGAAGATTCCGAAGCACTGTCTAGGGCTGTCGTTAAAGCGTTGAAAGCATCTGGGTTTGCGGTAGACGCAACAGGTAATGGCTCTGATGGTTTATGGATGGCATTAGAGAATGATTATGACGTGATTATTCTCGATATAATGCTACCGGGGTTAGATGGTCGAGAAGTGCTTAAAAAGTTGAGGGAAGCTAACAATGAATCGCCGGTATTGTTTTTGACAGCGAAAGACTCAATTGAAGATCGTGTTACTGGTTTGCGCTTAGGCGCTGATGATTATTTGGTTAAATCATTTGCGATCGAAGAACTTATCGCTAGGGTTGAAGCGCTTGCTAGACGAAAATACCAAACCCGCTCTCCAAAATTATCTATTGGTGATTTGACCTTAGACCGATCAGCCAAAATTGTTACTCGAGGAAGCTATAATATCCCTTTATCCTCTCAATTGTTTTCATTATTAGAATACCTCATGTTGCATGAGGGAAGTGTTATTTCTCGTACCCAAATAGAAGAGCATATTTATGACGAACAAGTGTCGCCCATGAGTAACGTAGTTGATACAGCAATATGCGCTTTGAGAAAAGCGATTAAGGTATCAAAAAACGATGCTTTACTAATTCATACTCGAAGAGGTATGGGCTACGTAATTAGCGAAGAAAAGCCATGAAAAGTATCCGCTCACAACTATTATTTTGGCTAGTGCCAAGTTTTATTGTTATTGCGATTTTAGCAGCGGCAACTTTGTATTTTTCTGAAAAACGTAGGCTTAATAGTGGCCTTGATAATGAACTTAATAAGCTTGCTCGCACGGTTCAACTTGCCAATAGAATACCAATACCACCTCGGAGGTTTGGTGGTAATATGAGGTCACCAAAAGAGATTGCTAAAAACACCAAACGTTTGCTTAACGATGAAAATAACACCTTTTATTTACAAGCTTGGGATGAAGATGGAGCAACAGTAAGTAAATCTGAAAACCTTGCCGAGTATCAGTTTAGCTACCCGAGTGAACAACATCAGCAACGACACTACAATAGTCGGTTAGCTTCGGGTGAAGATATTCGTATGCACTCTTTTACGTTGAGGCTCGGCCCTAGAGTCGGTGATATACCTGTTTCAGTTGCGATTTTGAAGACAGAGACGAATAAACAATTAGCGACACTTACTTATAAATTGATAATTGGAGGCACATTTTTTTGCTGTTTATTGTCATTCATACTTGTTTTTACCATAAGAAGAACATTAGCGCCGATACAATATCTGTCTAAAAAAGTGGCGGAAGTAGAAGCTGGTTCGTTGCATAATAGATTGAATGTTGAAGGTGTACCAACGGAAATAACTCCTTTAATCAGTAGGCTCAATCAATTGCTTGCAAGATTGGAAAAAAGTTTTGAAAGAGAGCGCCAATTCAATAATGACCTTGCGCATGAGTTACGAACGCCGTTAGCTGCTATTCGTACAACAAGTGAAGTAGCAATGAAATGGCCCGAACAGTCATCAGTTGATGATTATCGATATATTGCTGAATCTTCTGCACAACTACAAAATACGATAGACAGCTTGCTCTCTTTAGCTCGAATAGAGAACTCTGGATCTGAAATACTCCTCGAAAAGGTGAATGTCTCCATCGTTATTGAAGAATGTATTGCTTTGCAATCAACGCTTGTAAAAAAGCGGGGGATAACGCTTGCTTTGTCCTTGAATGAACAACACGTAATAGAAAGTAACCCTCACCTTTTGCGTATTATTATTTCCAATCTGATAAGTAATGCTGTTGAGTATGCACCTAAAAACAGTGAAGTCATTATTCACAGTAACAACAGTCATTCGATTTTTACGATCGCTAATCTTGCTCCTAACATAGGTAAGAATGACCTCTCGACAATGTTTGACCGTTTATGGAGAAAGGATAGTTCGAGAACGGGTACTAATCATGTTGGTTTAGGCCTTTCAATCGCGCATTCGGCTGCAACAGCAATTTCGTTAAAGTTAACGGTAGAGCTAGATGATAAGCAAATGTTGATAATGAATCTGGCTGAAGAATAAATCGAACAGTGGAGCTATTTCTATATCTCCTTTAAAGCATGCTAATTGACTTCATTTTGCAAAACCAAACATTATCTTAACATTTATTTATTATCCTCATCTTCCGCTCATCTTTCTTCAAATATGATGTCGAAGTTAATGGGAAATTTTAAAATATTGGATCGGCATTGTTATGATAAAAATAAGAAATAAAAGTACTTTTCTCGCATTGTGTATTACATCACCCTTACTTTTTCTGTCTGCTTGTGGCGGCGGAGGTGGTGATACGTCAGGGGGGAGTGAAAATACAACAGCACCCAAACCAACCATCGCCTTATCTGCCAGTTCAACGAGTATAGAAGTTGGCGAGAACACCTTACTTACTTGGTCGAGTAGTCACGCGACAAGTTGCATTGCCTCGGGAGCGTGGAGTGGAGATAAATCACTTACAGGCAGTGAAGAAACTGATGTATTTGATGCCGTTGGGAATTACGATTTTGAACTAAGTTGTAGTGGAGAAGGCGGTGAAACCAAAATTAGCCTACCTATCGCGGTAATAGATATTGTTATATCAGAGCCATCAGAATATCCAAACATATTACTTATCATTGCTGATGATATGGGTAAAGATGCTACCAATGGTTTTTCAGAAGGCCAAATAAAACCGACTACACCTACGTTAGATGATCTTCAAAATGCGGGTTTATCATTTAATAATTTTTGGAGCTACCCTAGCTGTACTCCAACAAGAGCTTCAATGATAACGGGTAAATACGGTGTTAACACTGGCGTGAAATGGGTTGGTGATATATTAGATCCGCAAGAAGTTACCTTACAAAGCCATATTAATACCCTAACTAATGACCGTTATTCAACTGCGGTAGTCGGTAAATGGCATATTTCAGGAACCGAACCAACCTTAAATCCAGAAGATTTTGGTATTAATTTTTACTCAGGGATTATTAGTGGCGCTGTCAATGATTACTACGAGTGGCAAATGTATGAAGATGGTACTACTTCGAGGCAAACAGAATATGCGACGACAAAACTAACGAACGTTGCTATTGATTGGATAGCACAGCAGCAAGATAAACCGTGGTTTATGTGGATGGCATACAATGCTCCACATACGCCGTACCATGTTCCACCAAACTCTATGCACTCTCAAGGTGATTTACCAGCGTATGAAGATGGTATAGACGCGTTACCCTATTACTTAGCTGCAATAGAAGCGATGGACTATCAAATAGGTCGTTTACTCGACAGTATTCCTCAACAAGAATTAGAAAATACCGTAATTATTGTGATGGGTGATAATGGTACGCCTTCGAGTGTTGCGCAGTCTCCTTATCGGCAGGGAAGTTCAAAAGGTTCAGTGTACCAAGGCGGCGTTAATGTACCATTATTTGTTACAGGTAAAGGCGTAACAAGATCGGGACTCATTGAAAACCTTGCCTCTGCGACAGATATATTTAGCACTATTTCAGAAATTGCTGGCATTGATGAACCCAATATCCATGATAGCTTGAGCTTAAAACCGCTCTTTACTAATGATGTTCAAATTAGAGATTATCAATACGTTGAAAAGGACGATGGCGATGTTGATATGTGGGCGATCAGTGATGGAGAATACAAGCTTATCGTGAATGCTGACGGCACCATGAAACTTTACCATTTAGCTTCCGACCCATATGAAGAACAGGAGCTTATAAATAGTGGCTCTTTAAGTGCAGCAGAACAAGCAATCATTACAGAGCTAGAAGCAGAGCTTGATAACATCAGAAATGGTAATAACAATGGTAATGATCCTGAACCTTTAGAATTTAATACAGGCATGGCCTTTCTAAACGATACGGGCATAACTTTCGGCTCAAATGAATCGAATAACGGTACTAACTGTACTACAACTATCACAGGCACAAATGGCTTGCTACTGGAACAAGATTGCAGTCAGGGAAGAAGTGCGACTGTTAATTCCGGTAGTGATGGTGACGGTGGTTTTTATCTTACTCGTATCAATGCCGATGGCAGTGTTTATAGTGGCAATGGGAACTACGCTTCAGACCCTTGGGCATGTGTTCGTGATGATAGAACAGGCTTGCTATGGGAAGTGAAAACCAGAGATGGTGGCATCCACGACGCGAATAATTTTTATCGTTGGGGGGCTTAACAGCAAAAGATAGAGATAATGAAGATAGAGATGGTGATTACTATGATGACTGGAACAATCTGATTATCGCTACCAATGAGGAAAATTTCTGCGGTTATAGTGACTGGAGGGTACCAGATAATGCTCAGTTTATGTCATTAGTAAACTTCGGCAATGGCTTTGGTCCTAACTCATTTAAAATTGATCAAGGCTATTTTCCTAATGCAACGAGTGACTTTTACTGGACTGCGTCTCCTTATCGCGGTTCGCATGGTGAATTTTATGCTTGGGCGTTTCAATTAGCCTTTGGTAATAATAAAAATGTTCAGCGTTATCAAGCATCAGCACTCCGCTTAGTTAGGGTGATGGATCCATTTGTTGATAATGTAGAGCAAACGCCTAATGAACGTTACAAAGTGCATAATGACGGTACAGTGACTGATTTAGCAACCGATCTTATGTGGGCGCAATGTGTTGCAGGCCTTAGCGGGATTAACTGTGATAATGGTTCAGCAGAAACCATGGACTGGGCGTTAGCATTAGAGCATGCTCAAACTAGTGAGTTGGCGGGTTATAGTGATTGGCGACTCCCTAATATTAAAGAACTATACTCATTAGTCGATTTCAACCGTGTTGAGCCTGCTATTAACCTAAATGTTTTTCCATCCACAAGCGTAGATTACACATGGAGTTCGTCTCCGATGATAGATTTTGCTCAGGATTCTTGGTTTGTAAACTTTAAAGCGGGCTTGAATTGGTTTAAAGGGCGGAGTTCTGACATGTTGGTGAGGCTTGTGCGTAGCGGCTCGGGTGATAATGAATTAGCTAGTGTTGATCTCCAAAATGGACCGGCCATAGTGGTGGATGATGGTTTAGGCTCACCTGAAGGGGAAATTGCTCCTGTTGATGCTCATGCTCAAGTGTTAATTGAAGAGCAAGGTTATACGGGCGACCCAACAACGGGGCGTGAATTACCTAGCATTAATGATGATAAAGCTCAGCTTGGTAAAGCTTTGTTTTATTCAAAACGATTAAGTGGCGAGTACGACACCGCTTGTGCTTCATGTCATCATCCAGTTTTAGGTGGCGGAGATAATTTGTCGTGGCCTGTTGGTTACGATGCAGTTGATGTCTTTCATAACTTCTCTTCTAATACCGTTGGTTCAGGCCGTTATTTTAATGGTAGTGATTCAAATGAGCTAGCAGGATATCCCCTGATTGGCCGTAATGCGCCAACGATATTTAATATTGGGCTAATGGATCGAGGATTGTTTTGGGATTCACGTATTGAAAGCGCAAGTAATACCCCAGGTACAAGAGGCACTGATGCGGGTATTATTACGCCAGATTCTGCCAATTTTAACAGCGTAGACAGTAATATTCCTGAAGGCGCTTCATTAGCCAATGCGCAATCTCGTTTCCCAACGGTAAATCACAATGAAATGCGAGGTGATGAGCCATTAACAGATGATGACAACCAAGCATATCGTGCAATGTTGGCTGCTCGTTTTGAAGGTGATGCAGAATGGGAAGCACTCTTTCAAACTGCCTATGGTGATTCAGATATTAGTTTTGACCGCATTGCCGAGGCGCTAGCTACATTTGAAGAGTCTATGGTGTTTACCAAAAATCGTTGGCAGGAATACGTAGCTGCTTTGAAAGGAATTGCAGACAGAAACATTGATGTAATGACGCAGAATGAAAAAATTGGCGCGGTGCTGTTTATGACCGCAGGTGACGAAGGAGGCGCGGCGTGTAGTCAATGTCACTCAGGTGATGCGTTCACCGACGAGAAATTTCATGCCATTGGACTAGGACAAGTAGGGCCGGGTAATAGCGATAGTTCAAGTTTCCCACCCGTGAATAACTCTGACTTTGGTCGTGTTAATATCACGGGAGACGTAGGAGATACCTATCATTTTCGTACATCACCTTTATTGAATATCACAGAAACAGGCCCTTACATGCATAATGGCAGTTTATCTACTTTACGACAGGTTATGGATGTTTATGGAAATCCGGGAGGAGCTATGAATGACTTGCTTGGAATAAGCACTATTCTTAACGGCAATGCTAGGTTTAATGAAATGGGAAATGCTGATTATTGTGAGCTAACATCTATCATCGATATTATGGATAAAACCGGCGAAACATGTGAACAGGTTTATAACAATATGAATCCTGATGCATTTAACAATACGCGTATTTTGTTTCGACAAACGTTTGATGAAACCGTATCGAATTCACCTGCACCTGAAATTGATATTAACACCGAACAATCTGAAAAAGTGATTGAATTTATGGGTACGTTAACCGATCCATGTGTGACAGATAGAGAGTGTCTACAGCCTTGGATTTTTGATTTGAGCAATTGGACTACTCACCCTGACTATAATGATAATCCTGATTGGATACTTATTGGTGAAGATAAAAACGGTAATGAACTCTAATTTAATACGTTTGAACTAAATAACAGCACCTATGAGCGTTAGGAAATATACTACTTCTGACGCTCTGTTTAATTCGTTTTAAAATATAACTTTACTCAGTTTTATCTTTAAACTCGCACAAGTCTTCAATAATACAAGCACCACACTTTGGTTTGCGCGCAGTACATACATAACGACCGTGTAGAATTAACCAGTGGTGTACGTCGACTTTGAATTCTTTAGGCACTACTTTAAGAAGCTTTTGTTCTACTTCAACCACGTTTTTACCCATAGCAAACTTAGTGCGGTTTGAAACGCGGTCGATGTGGGTGTCCACTGCGATTGTCGGCCAGCCAAATGCGGTATTTAGCACAACGTTTGCAGTTTTTCGGCCAACGCCTGGTAGGGCTTCTAACGCGGCTCTGTCTTCTGGTACTTCACCGCCGTGTAAGTCCACCAACATTTGACAGGTTTTCATGGTGTTTTCGGCTTTGGTATTAAACAGGCCAATGGTTTTTATATAGCTTTTTAATTTGTCTAAACCAAGATCAAGAATTGCTTGCGGGGTATTAGCAACGGCATAAAGCTTATCGGTTGCTTTATTAACACCAACATCGGTCGCTTGGGCGGAAAGTAATACGGCAATAAGCAGCTCAAACGGGGTGCTAAAGTTAAGCTCAGTGGTCGGGTGTGGATTGTCATCACGCAATCGGGTGAGAATTTCTAATCGTTTTTCTTTATTCATTGTTATTATCGATTTAACGCCATTCTATATGTGCATTACGCAAATTCTATTAACCATCAAAGTTAACGCGTACACGCTCAATGCTGCTGCTTTCTTTTGCTGGTTCTTTTTGCTTAACACGGTTGTCGATATAGTTCTTTAAGGCTATTAAAAAGCCCATCGCGATGAAAGCACCCGGCGGTAAAATAGCCAATAAAAATTTGCTATCAAAATGAAATATATCAATACGCAACACAGTTGCCCAATCGCCAAACAATAATTCTGCACCATCAAATAGGGTGCCTTGACCAAGGATTTCGCGTATTGCGCCAAGCACCATCAGTACTGCAGCGAATCCAAGTCCCATCATCAAACCATCAAAGCAGGCTTGTTTTAACGGGTTTTTCGATGCATACGCTTCTGCGCGACCGATGATGGCACAGTTAGTGACGATAAGCGGTAAGAAAATACCTAATGATTGATATAAACCAAAGGTATAGGCGTTCATCAGCAATTGCACACAGGTTACGAAGGCCGCGATGATCAATACAAAGATTGGAATACGCACCTCTTTTGGCACGTAATCACGTATCAAGGAAACCGTGGCATTTGAACACACCAAGACCAATAAGGTTGCCAGGCCTAAACCAATCGCATTGGTCAGGGTATTGGTTACCGCTAATAAAGGGCATAAGCCGAGAAGTTGCACCAATCCTGGGTTGTTTTTCCAAAGCCCTTGCCAGGCCAGTTCTTGGTATTCACTACGCTGGGTCATTGATTTCTCCATGACAAGAAGGCTGTACTGACAATAATTGCTGCTTGTGTTTGGCGAAGTAGATTTGTGCGTTTTTTACCGCTTGGACGACCGCTCTTGGGGTAATGGTTGCTCCGGTGAATTGATCAAAGCTACCACCGTCTTTCTTTACTGCCCAAGTTAACGCATTGTCTTCAGTATAGAAGCGACCGTTAAAATCTAAAATCCAATCGTCTTTACGGGTCTCGATTTTATCACCAAGACCTGGTGTTTCTTTGTGCTTTAATACTCGTACGCCACTGAGGCTGCCATCGATATTAATGGCGACCAATAATTCAATGTTGCCATTGTAGCCATTTGGCGCAATGGTGGTTAGGGCGACGGTTGTTGCGCTGTCATTTACGCGGGCAACGTAGGCGGTTTGCATTTGTTCGCTGCCGAGTAAGTCGGCATCACTAATTAACTGACAATCATTATAGAGATCGTTATTGCTCTGATCTTTAGCGATCACCTGATGTAACGTATCAAGCAATTGCTTTTGCTGTTGTCTTTCAATTCGATCTTTGGTGCCTAAGCTGACAAGCGATACCATGGCTGTACAAGCGACCGCGAAAATGGCGAGTACTTTGGCATTATTTTCTATGGCTTTTTTCATCAATGATTCTCTTACTTGCTTGCCTTGTGACCATAGGTACGTGGACGGGTGTATTGATCAATCAATGGCACCATCATGTTGGCCAGTAATACCGCAAAGGCGATGGCGTCCGGATATCCACCAAAGGCACGAATAATATAGACCATAAAGGCAATAAAGG belongs to Thalassotalea sp. HSM 43 and includes:
- a CDS encoding electron transport complex subunit E, producing the protein MTQRSEYQELAWQGLWKNNPGLVQLLGLCPLLAVTNTLTNAIGLGLATLLVLVCSNATVSLIRDYVPKEVRIPIFVLIIAAFVTCVQLLMNAYTFGLYQSLGIFLPLIVTNCAIIGRAEAYASKNPLKQACFDGLMMGLGFAAVLMVLGAIREILGQGTLFDGAELLFGDWATVLRIDIFHFDSKFLLAILPPGAFIAMGFLIALKNYIDNRVKQKEPAKESSSIERVRVNFDG
- a CDS encoding sensor histidine kinase produces the protein MKSIRSQLLFWLVPSFIVIAILAAATLYFSEKRRLNSGLDNELNKLARTVQLANRIPIPPRRFGGNMRSPKEIAKNTKRLLNDENNTFYLQAWDEDGATVSKSENLAEYQFSYPSEQHQQRHYNSRLASGEDIRMHSFTLRLGPRVGDIPVSVAILKTETNKQLATLTYKLIIGGTFFCCLLSFILVFTIRRTLAPIQYLSKKVAEVEAGSLHNRLNVEGVPTEITPLISRLNQLLARLEKSFERERQFNNDLAHELRTPLAAIRTTSEVAMKWPEQSSVDDYRYIAESSAQLQNTIDSLLSLARIENSGSEILLEKVNVSIVIEECIALQSTLVKKRGITLALSLNEQHVIESNPHLLRIIISNLISNAVEYAPKNSEVIIHSNNSHSIFTIANLAPNIGKNDLSTMFDRLWRKDSSRTGTNHVGLGLSIAHSAATAISLKLTVELDDKQMLIMNLAEE
- a CDS encoding sulfatase-like hydrolase/transferase, with amino-acid sequence MIKIRNKSTFLALCITSPLLFLSACGGGGGDTSGGSENTTAPKPTIALSASSTSIEVGENTLLTWSSSHATSCIASGAWSGDKSLTGSEETDVFDAVGNYDFELSCSGEGGETKISLPIAVIDIVISEPSEYPNILLIIADDMGKDATNGFSEGQIKPTTPTLDDLQNAGLSFNNFWSYPSCTPTRASMITGKYGVNTGVKWVGDILDPQEVTLQSHINTLTNDRYSTAVVGKWHISGTEPTLNPEDFGINFYSGIISGAVNDYYEWQMYEDGTTSRQTEYATTKLTNVAIDWIAQQQDKPWFMWMAYNAPHTPYHVPPNSMHSQGDLPAYEDGIDALPYYLAAIEAMDYQIGRLLDSIPQQELENTVIIVMGDNGTPSSVAQSPYRQGSSKGSVYQGGVNVPLFVTGKGVTRSGLIENLASATDIFSTISEIAGIDEPNIHDSLSLKPLFTNDVQIRDYQYVEKDDGDVDMWAISDGEYKLIVNADGTMKLYHLASDPYEEQELINSGSLSAAEQAIITELEAELDNIRNGNNNGNDPEPLEFNTGMAFLNDTGITFGSNESNNGTNCTTTITGTNGLLLEQDCSQGRSATVNSGSDGDGGFYLTRINADGSVYSGNGNYASDPWACVRDDRTGLLWEVKTRDGGIHDANNFYRWGA
- the rsxG gene encoding electron transport complex subunit RsxG, producing the protein MKKAIENNAKVLAIFAVACTAMVSLVSLGTKDRIERQQQKQLLDTLHQVIAKDQSNNDLYNDCQLISDADLLGSEQMQTAYVARVNDSATTVALTTIAPNGYNGNIELLVAINIDGSLSGVRVLKHKETPGLGDKIETRKDDWILDFNGRFYTEDNALTWAVKKDGGSFDQFTGATITPRAVVQAVKNAQIYFAKHKQQLLSVQPSCHGEINDPA
- the nth gene encoding endonuclease III, producing MNKEKRLEILTRLRDDNPHPTTELNFSTPFELLIAVLLSAQATDVGVNKATDKLYAVANTPQAILDLGLDKLKSYIKTIGLFNTKAENTMKTCQMLVDLHGGEVPEDRAALEALPGVGRKTANVVLNTAFGWPTIAVDTHIDRVSNRTKFAMGKNVVEVEQKLLKVVPKEFKVDVHHWLILHGRYVCTARKPKCGACIIEDLCEFKDKTE
- a CDS encoding polysaccharide deacetylase family protein, producing the protein MNRNSILLLLSLVSPFSYSKQIALTFDDAPLAGSHIMSGEEKTKKIIKHLQENNVPDALFFVTTANITSEFDKQRLNDYSDAGFHLAHHSHTHVSANKVEVNSYINDFDIAHKALINFDNVLKLHRHPYLHYGETVNKRQSIQAHLISKGYDFGYVTVDNFDWYMNSKLLKAKEQGLEVNHDKLGQLYVDTLWEGIEFYDALAQKHLDRPVKHVLLLHENEIAALFLGKLIKHIRANGWEVIAPQDAYKDPISDTYNAELFQFNKQGRIAGLLESKGLEKSMLRHKSENIEFLDKRFEEYQVFIKQ
- a CDS encoding response regulator transcription factor, with amino-acid sequence MKLLLVEDSEALSRAVVKALKASGFAVDATGNGSDGLWMALENDYDVIILDIMLPGLDGREVLKKLREANNESPVLFLTAKDSIEDRVTGLRLGADDYLVKSFAIEELIARVEALARRKYQTRSPKLSIGDLTLDRSAKIVTRGSYNIPLSSQLFSLLEYLMLHEGSVISRTQIEEHIYDEQVSPMSNVVDTAICALRKAIKVSKNDALLIHTRRGMGYVISEEKP
- a CDS encoding DUF1566 domain-containing protein; translation: MGGLTAKDRDNEDRDGDYYDDWNNLIIATNEENFCGYSDWRVPDNAQFMSLVNFGNGFGPNSFKIDQGYFPNATSDFYWTASPYRGSHGEFYAWAFQLAFGNNKNVQRYQASALRLVRVMDPFVDNVEQTPNERYKVHNDGTVTDLATDLMWAQCVAGLSGINCDNGSAETMDWALALEHAQTSELAGYSDWRLPNIKELYSLVDFNRVEPAINLNVFPSTSVDYTWSSSPMIDFAQDSWFVNFKAGLNWFKGRSSDMLVRLVRSGSGDNELASVDLQNGPAIVVDDGLGSPEGEIAPVDAHAQVLIEEQGYTGDPTTGRELPSINDDKAQLGKALFYSKRLSGEYDTACASCHHPVLGGGDNLSWPVGYDAVDVFHNFSSNTVGSGRYFNGSDSNELAGYPLIGRNAPTIFNIGLMDRGLFWDSRIESASNTPGTRGTDAGIITPDSANFNSVDSNIPEGASLANAQSRFPTVNHNEMRGDEPLTDDDNQAYRAMLAARFEGDAEWEALFQTAYGDSDISFDRIAEALATFEESMVFTKNRWQEYVAALKGIADRNIDVMTQNEKIGAVLFMTAGDEGGAACSQCHSGDAFTDEKFHAIGLGQVGPGNSDSSSFPPVNNSDFGRVNITGDVGDTYHFRTSPLLNITETGPYMHNGSLSTLRQVMDVYGNPGGAMNDLLGISTILNGNARFNEMGNADYCELTSIIDIMDKTGETCEQVYNNMNPDAFNNTRILFRQTFDETVSNSPAPEIDINTEQSEKVIEFMGTLTDPCVTDRECLQPWIFDLSNWTTHPDYNDNPDWILIGEDKNGNEL